GCATCCTCCACTACATCGGCGACAGCGCCCGCTTCCTCGACCCGCAACACGGCCTCGCCTCCGACAACATCCTCGCGCGCACCCACGGCGACCTGCGCCTCGCCCTCTCGACGCTCCTCCCCACGGTTCAACGGCAACTTTCCGCCCAGCAAAGTCGGAGCGTTCGCGTCGATCGCGCCGACGCCGATTCCGTCTTGCTCGACATCGTCGTCACGCCGCTCTCCGAGGAACGTTCCGGCGCGCTGCTGCTGCACGTCGCCCTGACTCCCGTCGCCGCACCCGCGCGCCCCGCCGAGGCCACCGCCAACGGCACCGCGCCCATCGACTTCTCCCACGACGCCGAGCAAGCCCGCCGCATCGCCGACCTCGAGCAGGAACTCGTCACCACCAAGGACAGCCTGCAATCCACCGTCGAAGAGTTGCAGGCCACCAACGAGGAACTCCAGGCCGCCAACGAGGAGATGCTCGCCGCCAACGAGGAACTCCAATCGACCAACGAGGAACTCCACTCCGTCAACGAAGAGCTCTACACGGTGAACGCCGAGTTCGAGCGCAAGAACACCGAGCTCAACCAGACCGTCGCCGACCTCGACAATCTCCTCGGCGCCACCGATGCCGGCACGCTCTTCCTCGACCGCGACCTCCGCATCCGCCGTTTCAATCCCGCCATCCAGGCCACCTTCAACCTCCTCCCACAGGACCTCGGCCGCTCCATCGAGCATATCGCGTATCACCTCTCCAATCAGACCCAGATGATCGAGGAGGCCCGCCGCGTCATCGAGACCGGCCAGCCCTCCGAAGCCGAGGAACGCACGCGCGACGGCCGCTACCTTCTCCGCCGCATCCTTCCCTTCCACGGCAACGCCCGCGCCATCGAGGGAGTCGTCCTCACCTTCACCCGCATCGATCTCATCAAGGAGATGCAGACCAAGCTCGACCTCGCGATGGCCTCCGCCCGCCTCGTCTGGTGGGAATGGGATCTCCAGACCGACCGCCTTCTCACCCACGCCAGCAACTGGTGCATCCTCGGCTACTCCATCGACTCCCTCACGCCCACCTCCGCCACCTGGTTCAAACTCACCCACCCCGACGACCTCGACAACGTCCGCCAGTCCATCGAGGACGCTCTCGCCGGCAAAACCGTCGACTGGGAATGCGAGCACCGCCTCCTCGCGCAGGATAAAACCTGGCGTTGGGTCCTCAACAAAGGCCGCATCATCAAGCGCACCCCCGACGGCCGCCCGCTCCAACTCATCGGCACCACGCAGGACATCCATCACCGCAAAGTCGCCGAGTTCCACCTCCGCCAACTCAGCCAAGCCATCGAGCAGGCCGACGCCGGCGTCATGGTCACCGAGGCCGACGGCACCATCGAGTTCGTCAACACCGCCTTCCTCCGCACCAGCGGCTACGAAGCCGCGGACGTCATCGGCCGCAACCCGCGCTTCCTCAACTCCGGTCATCACCCGCCGGAATTCTTCGCCCAACTCTGGGCCACGATCAGCCGCGGCGACGTCTGGCGCGGCGAGATCGTCAACAAGCGACGCGACGGCGACCTCTTCACCGAACGCGTCTCCATCACGCCCCTGCGCCAGCGCGACGGCCGCATCACGCACTTCGTCGCCGTCCTCGACGATATCACCGCGCTCAAGGTCTCCGACGACGCCCGCCGCCGCCTCGAAACCCAGCTCCTCCAATCCCAGAAAATGGAGACGCTCGGCACCCTCGCCGGCGGCATCGCGCACGACTTCAACAACCTCCTCACCGGCATCCTCGGCTACGCCAGCCTCGCCCGCGGCGAAGTGCCGCCCGGCAGCGCCGCCCTCACGCACATCGACGCCGTCGACATCGCCGCCCGCCGCGCCGCCGATCTCGTCCACCGCATCCTCGCGTTCAGCCGCCACCACGCGCCCACGCAGGTGCCGATCGTCGCCGCCAAATACGTCCGCGAGCTCGCGCTGATGCTCCGCCCCAGCCTCCCGGCCACCATCGAACTCGTCATCAACGACCAATCCGAAGACGCGTCCGTCATCATCGACCCGGTGCAATTCGAGCAGGTCGTCATGAACCTCTGCACCAACGCCGCCCAAGCCATCGGCACGCGACAAAGCGCCATCCGCCTCGACCTCACCGTCGTTCGCCTCGACGAGCCGCAGCAATTCGACGTCGGCTCCCTCGCCGCCGGCCGTTACCTCCGGCTCACCATCGCCGACAACGGCCCCGGCATCCCACCCGAAGTCCTCCCGCGCATCTTCGATCCCTTCTTCACCACCAAGGATCCCCAGCGCGGCACCGGCCTCGGCCTCGCCATCGTCCAAAACATCGTCACCGCCCAAGGCGGCGCCGTCGCCGTCCAATCCACCCTCGGTGTCGGCACCGTCTTCTCCGTCTACCTGCCGCTGCTCGGCGTCACGGAGCGACCGGCCGCCCTGCCGCCCCTCGGGTCACGCGCCCCATCCTTGAACAGCGCTTCGCCGGTCGGTCCCACCGCCCGACTCGACGGCGTCACCGTCTTCGTCGTCGACGACGAGCAGTTCGTCGCCGACCTCACCAAGCTCACGCTCGAGACCGCCGGCGCGAAAGTCACCGCGTTCTATCGCCCCGAAGACTGCTTCGCCGCGCTCACCGCCAATCCCGCCGCCGCGCAACTCCTCGTCACCGACCAGATCATGCCCGGCATCTCCGGCTCCGAGCTCATCGCCCAGCTCCGCGCGAAAGGTTGCACCGTGCCCGCGCTGCTCGTTTCCGGCTACTCCCGCGGCGCCAACGTCCCCAAGCTTCAAGCGTTCGGTTCCTGCCGCTTCCTCACGAAACCCTTCGAACGGAAAACCCTCCTCGCCGAACTCACCGCGCTCCTCGCCACCGCGTCCCAGCGGGCCGACCAGACCAACGACACCTGATCGGCACCCTCCGCCCGCAGCGAGCGCTCGCTTCAGGGTTGCGACACTTTCAGTCGGAAAAACACCTGCGGCCGGCCGGCCATCGCGACGCGCCCCTGCCAGGTTTCGGTCGCACCCGCGACCGTGCGCGCGTGCGTGACGCCGCTCGTGGTCCACGTCGCCAGATCCGTCGACACCTCCACCGCATAAGTCACATCCGTGCGGTCCGCCGGCCGCGTGTAAGTGAATATCCAATCCGTGCCGTCGTTGCTGGCCACCGGCGCCGGCGCGGCCTCCGCCACCTTCGGCTCCCGGCCAAGCGCGTATTCGGTCAGGTTGGACAGACCATCCCCGTCCGGATCAGCGGACGGTCCACCCACCGCCGGATCGAGCATCTGCTGGGCACTGAATCTCGCCAGCGACCACGACTGAAACGGCGGCAACGGACTCGTCAGGATCGTCCCGCTGTTGCCGGTGACAACCAGCATGGAGCCGTTCGAGCCGCTGAACTGGAGCGTGTTGGCGCTCGGCGTCGTGACGCTGTTCCACGTCACCGCGTCCCGGCTCGTCAGCAGCGTGCCCGCTAAACCAGTCACGACGAACTGTCCCGACGAACAATCGATGCGGAACAAGGTCGTGGTCGTTCCTGACGATCGGCTCGTCCAATTTTGCCCATCGGGACTCGTGAGGATGGTCCCGTCGTTGACCACCGCGACAAACTGCCCGACGCCCCAAGTCGCCCCGAGGATTGTGTTGGCTGTGTCGGAGGCTCGCGTGGTCCACGTGATCCCATTCGGACTGGTGCACACCGCCCGCGCCGCGCGCAAGACCGGAGGCGCGACGTGGCGCATTGCGCTCTTGCGCCCGCGCCGCCCCGCCCCGTTAACTCGCCCCTCGATCATGCACGACATCCTGGCCGAACTCGAGTGGCGTGGCCTCTACGCCGACAGCACAGACCGCGAAGCGCTGAGCAAGCGCCTCGCCGAAGGTCCGCTCGCGCTGTATTGCGGCTTCGACCCCACCGCCGACTCGCTCCACGTCGGCAATCTCGTGCCGCTCTTCGCGCTCCGCCGCTTCCAACTCGCCGGCCACCACCCCATCGCCCTCGCCGGCGGCGCCACTGGCATGGTCGGCGACCCGTCCGGCAAATCCGACGAGCGCAACCTCCAGACGCCCGAGCAAGTCGCGCACAACATCGCCGCCGTCCGCGCCCAGCTCGCCAAGTTCCTCGAATTCGACGCCGCCAAGACTCCGGCCAACAATCCCGCCCGCCTCGTCAACAACGGCGACTGGATCGGCCCGATGTCCTTCCTCGAATTCCTCCGCGACGTCGGCAAGCACGTCACGGTGAACTCGATGGTCGCGAAGGACTCCGTCCGCTCCCGCATGGAAGACCGCGCCAGCGGCATCAGCTTCACGGAGTTCAGCTACATGCTGCTCCAAGGCTACGACTTCTTCCACCTGCGCAAGGAGTTCAACTGCGAGCTCCAAGTCGGCGCCACCGACCAGTGGGGCAACATCACCGTCGGCACCGAGCTCACCCGCAAGAAACTCGGCGCCACCGTCTGGGGCCTCGTCTTCCCGCTGCTGACGAAGTCCGACGGCACCAAATACGGCAAGACCGCCACCGGCACCGTCTGGCTCGATCCGAAGAAAACGAGCCCGTATCGCTTCTACCAATTCTTCGTGAACGCCGATGACGCCGACGTCATCAAGCTCCTCAAGACGCTCACGTTCCTCTCGCGCGACGAGATCACCGCGCTCGAAAACGAACTGGAGGCCAACCCCGGTGCCCGCGCCGCGCAGAAGGCCCTCGCCCGCGAGATGACCACGCTCGTGCACGGCACCGACGCCCTCGCTGCCGCGCTCAAGGCCAGCGAAATCCTCTTCGGCGGCTCGCTCGACGGCGTGACCGAGGAAATCTTCCACGACGTCGTGGGCGAAGTCCCAACCAAGGACCTCGAACGCGCGAAGCTCGACGGAGCCGGCGCGCCGATCATCGACCTCGTCGTGGCCGCAGGCCTCGAACCCTCGAAAGGCGCCGCGCGCAAATCCCTCGAAGCCGGCGGCGTCTACCTGAACAACGTCCGCGCCGACCTCTCACGCGCCGTCACGAGCGCCGACCTGCTCTTCGGCAAGTATCTCCTCCTTCGCAAAGGCAAGCGCAGCTACGCCGTCCTCACGGCGAAGTGATTCTCTCCTGCCCACAGTCGCACAGAATTAAACTGCGGCAAAGTGGGCTCTCACAAATTCCACTAACCGCGATTGTGGGGGCAAAGAATCGGTGGATACGTAAATGGTGTCCCTGGCTCTATGGCGCGGAAAATATTCAAGCGGCGCTTCCTCACTCTTCAGACGGGCCGCAAGCTCATCCCATGTCTCCATACGTTCGACTGGCGCCACAATCCAATCCGGCATCGCTGAATAAGAAACTAACTTATTAGGCAGCCATCCACGAACGCTAATCCGCCACTCTACCGCACTACTGCTAAGCCACACCCCGTCATCGTCGTCCCCCTTTTCGCTGAAGATGATACCTTCTGGAAACATCTCAGCAATTCGATCGGTTGACTTCAAAAAATACCAAACGAACTCCACCATCTCCGAACACTCACCGTCCGGCGGCGGCGGAGCGTCCATGTGCTCGATGCGGTTTCTAATCTGCATCAGCTTCTGCACCATGATCGGTCGAATTAGACCGAAAAACTCCATTTGTGCGAGGAGCTCCGCCGGCTTTTCACTAATAGGTATCCGTTTGAATCGGTAGCGATCGTTGAGGTGCTTTATCCGAAAATCGACCGCGCGCTTCAGAACGGTGATTACCTCTGCGCGGTCGTGTTCATCTCCTTTCCGACTAAGGACAATATGAGCACGCCGCCAAAGCTCATGCGGTCTGCGCATTTTTTGACGCTCCACCACCGAGCCGCTCTCCCAGCGAACTTCCCACTTAAATACCTCGGGACTGATCCAAATATTATTCACCGCAGCGTGGCATAGCTGAGCAGCAAGCGGTGCGTCGAGCACTCAAGTTACAACATTACCGTATGCGACATTCGCGCATCGTTTCAACGCGCGACTCCGCTTCGAGCGCCGCGTAGGCGTCGTTCGGATCGATGATCTTTCGCCCGAGGATTTCTTCGAGCTGCGCCTGCGTGTAGGCCGGCTTCGCGTGCGCCGTGGATTTCGTGCCGTATTGCTGAAGGTTCGACGCGAAGATCCCCGCCGCACTGATCGGCAGGAAATCCTCGTAGCGCAGTCCCTCGATCGCCACGAGGCCTTCGCGCGCGAGCACCACGAGATCGTTCGTCTTCAGCAAGCCCATCTTTGCGGCCGCACGGCCGGACTCCGTCGCGCTGAAGCGCGCGAACACGAGTCCCTGCGCCACGAGTTCGATCAGCGTCTGCGGGAACGACGCAAAGGCCTCGCTCGCCAATCGCTCGTAGGCGGCGAAATCCTTTTTCGCCAACCCGGCATGCTCGGACTTCGCGAGATCCGCCGCCGCCAGGCAACGGTCGTAGAGCGCGCGCCCCTTCGGCGTCGTGGCGTAGAAGCGCTGCTCGATTTCGCCGAAGCGCGCCGTGTGCGTCGCGTTCACGACCGTGCCGTCGGCGTTGGTGAACTGCACCGGCTCTGTCAGCGCCTTGTAGGAATCCTGCCGCAGCAGCACCGGCACATTGGTCGGCGGGCCTTCCGTCGAGTCCTTGAAACCCGCATGTTTCTGCCGCGCGAGATTGAGATCGTCGCTCTGCAGGCGCTGCACCAGTCCGTCGACGCTCGCGGCAAGCGCATCTTTCCCGAGCGGCGCCGGATGAAACGCCGCGAGTTGCGCGGCGGTGAGGTGCTTGAAGTGCAGCCGCAGGTAATCGCGGTCGCACTGCGCCACGAAATGCCCGAGCGCGAACGTCGCGTGCTGCCGGAAACCGGCCTCGCCGAGTTCGCCGAGGCAGAACTTCATCGCGCTCGTGTAGAGGTCCATCCACAGCGTGTTCGGCGTGAGGTGATTCAGGTGGTGCGACTCGAAGCACGCGATGTCCGCCGCGATCTTGAAGCCCGCCTGGCTCAGCTCCGTGTAGAGCGCGTGGTCGCGCGCACGGCCGGTCCATTTGAAAATGCGCTCCGTCGCTTCGCCGATGAGCGCGTTCGCGTCGGCCCACGCGAGCCCGCCGTCGCGTTCTCCTTTTTCAATCAACTCCTTCGCGCGCGCGGAAAACACCTGCCGCGACGCCAGCAACGCCTCGATGCGCGCCCGCGTGGCGGCGTCGAAATAGTCCGTCATCAGCAACGACGTGAAGACACGGTGCTCGGGATTCGACCGCGAGCGGAACGCCGTCGCGATGATCGGCTGACTCTTCGCGCCGACGTTCGTCATGTCGTAGAACGCATGCGGCTCCATCGCGAACTGCGCGAAGAACCGCCCGATCCAGCGATACTCGTCCGGCCGGCCGATGCGGATCGCCCCGTGGCGCTCTCCGCTCGTCTTCTCCAGTTGCTCGGCGCTGATCGCGAAGCCGCGCCAGAGCTGCGCGAGCAGCGTGCAGAGCGACTCGTTCACGACGCGGTTCACCAGCAGGGACCGGTCGTAGAGCGGAACCTCGTGTCCGAACATGCGGGACAATTCGGCGAAGAGCCGGTGTTGCATCTCGAGTTTGTCGGCGTGGGCGGCGGTCATGAGAACCGCCCAGAAAACCGCCCCGCCCTCCGAATGCAAGGAGCCACCCGCTAGCCGCACGGCCAAGACGCGCCCGAGCGGTCAGCGATCAGTCCCCTCTGCTCTCAGCACAACCCTCTCCGCGTCCGTCCTCCATTCTCCGTCCTAGGTCCTCCGTCCTCCGCTCCGCCCTCAGCGCGCCGTGAACTTCAATCCCGCGATCCCTGCCACGATCAGCACCATGCACGCGAGCCGCGCGGCCGTCGCCGGCTCCTTGAACAGCACGATGCCCGCGATCGCCGTGCCCACCGCGCCGATGCCCGTCCAGATCGCGTAGCTCGTCCCGAGCGGCAGCCCTTTAACCGCCTGCGCGAGGCACCAGAAGCTCGCCAGCATCAGCACGACCGTCACGACGCTCGGCACCAGCTTCGAAAAGCCGTCCGTGTATTTCAGCCCGACCGCCCAGGAAATTTCGAGCAAGCCGGCGACGATGAGCCAGAGCCAAGGCATGCGCGGAACAAGAAGTAACCGGGCCCAAGTAACAAGAGCCAAGAAGCACGCTTCCGCCCCGTCGCGCACCCGCCCGTCTTTTGATACCTCTCCCATGATCCTAGCTACTTCGCGCGGCGCCCCGCCGCGCGCGCACCTCATCCTTTCGGCGTAACCACCCTTCCCAAGCTCTGCGTATCGTCGCGCAAAGCCTGCACAGAGCCTCCGGCCAAGCGCGACTAGACTCAGAAAAAACCACGCCGCGTCGCGCGACCACCCCCGCCCGAGCGGCCTCCCGCCCATGACTGCCCCCGCCCGTCCGAAACCCTTCCTCCAGCCGGAATATTGCAAAGGCTGCCTCCGCTGCGTCGACGCGTGCCCCAAGCACTGCATCGAACCCGGCTCCGAGATCAACCCCGCCACCGGTCTCATCCCGGTCGAACTCCACCTCGACGCCTGCAACGGCTGCTCGCTCTGCATGCAGGCGTGCCCCGAGCCGTTCGGCCTCCGCCCCGAAACCGAGCGCGCGCACGAAGACCATTCCGGTCGCGGCGACGATTTCGACCTGCAGGATCCCGCGAAACTCTTCGGCCCCAAGCCGCGCCCCAGTGATCCCGCCGCCGACGAACGCGACACCGTCATCGCCGCTCCCGCCTGCGAACCACTCGTCTTGAAGGGCAACTACGCCGCCGCCATCGGCGCGCTCTTTGCCGGCTGCCGCCATGTCTTCGGCTATCCGATCACGCCCTCGACCGAAGGCGCCGAGCTCATGGCCAAGATCCTCCCGAAACTCGGCGGCGCGTTCGTCCAGGCCGTCTCCGAAACCGCCGCCGTCAACATGATGTATGGCGCCGGCGGCGCCGGCGTGCCGTGCATGACCTTCACCAGCGGCCCCGGCTTCTCTCTCATGCTCGAAGGCGTCAGCTACATGATCGGCGCGGAGCTGCCGGGCGTCTTCGTCAACGTCATGCGCGGCGGCCCCGGCCTCGGCAACCTCGGCCCCGAACAAGCCGACATCAAACTCGCCTGCCGCGGCCTCGGCCACGGCAACACGCACGCCATCGTCCTCGCGCCGGGCACACCGCAGGAGATGCTCGATCTCACAATCGACGCCTTCACGCTCGCCTTCCGCTACCGCTCGCCGGTCGTGATCCTCGGCGACGGCTACCTCGGCCAGATGACCGGCATCGTCAAACTCCCCGAGACGATGCTCCGCCGCGGCAAACCCTCCTGGTCCGTCTGCGGCGACCGCGACCACCGCCACAATCTCATCTCGTCGATCGAGCTCCTCGAAACCGACCTCGAGAAACGCAACGAGCACCTCAACCGCAAATACACCGCCATCGCCCGCCGCGAACAGCGCGCCGATCTCTACCGTTGCGAAGACGCCGACGTCGTCATCGTCGCCTGCAACACGCCCGCCCGCATGGCCAAGGGCGCCGTCGAAGTCGCTCGCGCCGAAGGCCTGAAGGTCGGTCTCTTCCGCCCGATCACGCTCTGGCCCTTCCCCATCAGCGCGCTCGCCGATCTCCTCCCGCAGACGAAGCGCCTCATCGTCGTCGAAGCCGGCCCCGGCCAGCTCGAGGACGAACTGCGCCTCGCGCTCAGCCACGCCGGCTTCGCCACGCCGCGCATCGAACACGTCCGCCGCCACGGCGGCGTTCTCCCGTCCCAACGCGAAATCCTCAACCAACTCCTCGGCACGCCAGCCGCGTCGCACGCCTAAAACGAATCGTTCTCGTTCCTCGTTCTCTTTCTCGTTCTCTCCGCCAAACGCACGCATCTCACCCGACGAGAGAACGAGAACGAGTAAGAGAACGAGGAACGAGGCAGCCCCCACCAACCCTTTTCCCCCACTCCTCATGAGCGGTGTTTTCTACGAAAAATTCGAGCGCCACGCCCACGGCGAAGGCCTCAAGGCCCACAGCACGCACTACTGCCCCGGCTGCGGCCACGGCGTCGTCCACCGCGACATCGCCGATATCCTCAAGGAACTCGACGCGCAGGACCGCACGATCTTCATCTCGCCGGTCGGCTGCTCGGTGTTCGCTTACTACTACTTCGACACCGGCAACTCGCAGGCCGCCCACGGCCGCGCGCCCGCCGTTGCCCTCGGCCACAAGCTCGCCGCGCCCGACTCGCTCGTCATCTCCTACCAAGGCGACGGCGACCTCGCGTCCATCGGCCTCGCCGAAACCATCTCCATCGCGCAGATGGGCGTGCCGCTCACGGTCATCTTCATCAACAACGCGATCTACGGCATGACCGGCGGACAACTCGCGCCGACCTCCCTCACCGGCCAAAAAACCGCCACGAGCCCCGACGGCCGCGGTCGCGCTCACGGCCAGCCGCTCAAGATGGCCGAGCTCATCGCGCAACTCGACGGCCCGATCTACGTCGAACGCGTCGCGCTCTACGACGCCAAGAACCGCGTCAAAGCCCGCCGCGCGATCAAGAAGGCGCTGCAGAACCAGCTCGAAGGCCGCGGCTACTCGTTCATCGAAGTCCTCTCCGAGTGCCCCACGCATCTGAAGCTCTCGCCCGTCGAGGCGGAGAAATGGGTGCAGGAAAACATGGAGCCCGTCTACCCGCTCGGCGTGAAGAAAGACGTCAGCGCCACCACCGAACCGTGGTTCAAGGGCCCGCGTCCGTCCTACGAGCCCGAGGAAGTCCTCGGCCTCGCCGGCGCCGAGCCCGCGCTCGCCGAGAAGCGCCGCACCGAGTGGCCCGCGCACGTCGCCAAGCGCGACCTCTCCTTTAAGTTCGCCGGTTCCGGCGGCGACGGCGCGCAAACCGCCGCGCTGCTCCTCGTCCGCGCGGCTATCGAACTCGGCTACGACGCCACGCACATTCCCGCCTACGGCCCCGAGTCGCGCGGTGGCACCAGCTACGCCGATGTCCACATCGCCGCCACCGAGGTGCTCAACCCCGCCGCGCCCGAGCCCGACGTCCTCGTCGCCTTCAACGCCCCGAGCCTCACCAAATTCGCGCACACCGTCGTCCCCGGCGGCACGATCCTCTACGACAGCACGATCGTCACCGTCGCGCCGACCGACCTGCCCGCCGGCCGCCACATCCTCGGCATTCCGTTCACGAAGATCGCCGCCGACCTCGGCAAGCCGATGGTGAAAAACGTCGTCGCCCTCGGCGCGCTGCAGTCGGCCACGAAGCTCCTCCCCGACGACGCACTGATCGAGACGCTCGCCCACGTCCTCAAGGACAAGGCCGCCGTCCTCCCGCTCAACCGCTCCGCCTACGCCGCCGGCCTCGCCGCCGTCACGCCCGCCACGGTCTGATCCCCTCGTTCTCGTTCCTCGTTCTCTTTCTCGTTCTCTCCGCAGAACGCAGGCGCCTCAAACCACGAGAGAACGAGAACGAGTAAGAGAACGAGAACGATAGAAGCCGCCATGCCCGCATCCGGTTCAGTCGCCCCGCCCCGCTCCGCCTTCCTCTGCGAAACCGAGGCCTACGACCTTCTCGCACGCGCCGGCCTGCGTCCGCCGCGTCACGGCCTCGTCGGCGGCGCGCTGCCATTCGTGCCCGGCGAGCCGATCGTGCTGAAAGGGCTCGGCGACGAACTCTGGCACAAGTCCGAGCTCGGTTGCGTGCGCTTTCTCCCCTTCGACGCCGCGCGCCTCGGGGACGAAGCCGCCGCGATGCGCCGCCGCGTCGAAGCCGAAGGCCTCACGTGGATCGACGCTCTCGTCTGCGAACGCATCGCCATCCAGCGCAACCGCGATGTGCCCTCGGAAGCCTTCGTCTCTCTCTCGCGCGCCGACGCCGGCTGGGTCGTGCTCTGCGGCTTCGGCGGTCTGCAAGCCAACGCCCTCGCCGAACTCGCGCCGCCGTGCCGCTGGCCCGTTGAAGTCGTCACGCCGGAGCAGGCACTAACGGAATTCTCCGCGCACTTGCTCGGCCGCGCGTGGCTGGGCGGTTTGCGCGATTCGCATCCGCTCACGACGACCGAAGACCTGCGCGTGTTCTTCGAATCGCTCTGGCAACTCGCCGCGCTCGCGGACGAGCAAGGCCTTGCGCTCGTCGAACTCAATCCCGTCGCGCTCGACCCGAACGGCACGCCGCGCCCGCTCGACGCCGTGGGCCGCTACGCTCCGCCCGCCGCGGAACGTCTCGCTCCGTCGCCCGACTTCCTCCCCGCGCTCCGCCAGCCGCGCCGCATCGCCCTCGCCGGCGTCTCCGCGCAGGAAGGCGGCGTCGGCCGCACGATCCTCGAGAACCTCCGCCGTTACGCTCTGCCGCCCGGCGACCTGATCCTCATCAAGCCCGGGCAAAGCGAGTTCCTCGGTCTGCCATGTTTCCCTGACGTCGCCGCGTTGCGCGACGCCCCCGTCGATCTTCTGATCCTCGCGCTCCCGGCACCCGCCGCAGCGGCCACGCTCGAAGCGCTCATCGCCCAAGGCGGCGGCGCCACCTGCGTCGCCCTCGTCGCCGGCGGCATCGGCGACGGCGCCGACACGCACGGCCTCGGCGCACGCTTGAGCGCACTGCTCCGCGAAACGCGCGCCGCCGGCCGCTGGACGCCCGCCGTGCTCGGCCCGAATTTCCTCGGTCACTGGTCACCCGCGCTCGACCTCGACACGTCGTTCATTCCGACCGAAAAACTCGCCGCGCCCGCCTGCACCGGCGGCGCCCTCACGCTGCTTTCGCAAAGCGGCGCGTTTCTCCTCTGCCGCCGCTCACGCCAGCCGTCGCTCCGCTTCGGCCTCGGCGTCGCTCTCGGCAACCAGATGGACGTGGCGATGCCCGACGTCCTCGCCGCGCTTGCCCGCGA
This region of Opitutia bacterium genomic DNA includes:
- a CDS encoding CoA-binding protein; translated protein: MPASGSVAPPRSAFLCETEAYDLLARAGLRPPRHGLVGGALPFVPGEPIVLKGLGDELWHKSELGCVRFLPFDAARLGDEAAAMRRRVEAEGLTWIDALVCERIAIQRNRDVPSEAFVSLSRADAGWVVLCGFGGLQANALAELAPPCRWPVEVVTPEQALTEFSAHLLGRAWLGGLRDSHPLTTTEDLRVFFESLWQLAALADEQGLALVELNPVALDPNGTPRPLDAVGRYAPPAAERLAPSPDFLPALRQPRRIALAGVSAQEGGVGRTILENLRRYALPPGDLILIKPGQSEFLGLPCFPDVAALRDAPVDLLILALPAPAAAATLEALIAQGGGATCVALVAGGIGDGADTHGLGARLSALLRETRAAGRWTPAVLGPNFLGHWSPALDLDTSFIPTEKLAAPACTGGALTLLSQSGAFLLCRRSRQPSLRFGLGVALGNQMDVAMPDVLAALAREEHPGPVACYVEGFGPGHLAPFAAAARSLAQRGSRVLLHRAGRTAAGQAAAASHTGAMAGDLALERELLERSGVRFTASIAEFDAALAWLAAYPRLAKGPVALLTNAGFESVNGSDLFGTALPAATLGAPATEELTHLLAAKNLGGLVSPRLPLDLTPMADESAYLATAELLLRECAVLVVGLVPFTRKLGTDAPAAARFASQLAALARAAGKPLAVAIDAGADYESYRTAFAAENVPTFDRIESALLGLRAL
- a CDS encoding 2-oxoacid:acceptor oxidoreductase family protein translates to MSGVFYEKFERHAHGEGLKAHSTHYCPGCGHGVVHRDIADILKELDAQDRTIFISPVGCSVFAYYYFDTGNSQAAHGRAPAVALGHKLAAPDSLVISYQGDGDLASIGLAETISIAQMGVPLTVIFINNAIYGMTGGQLAPTSLTGQKTATSPDGRGRAHGQPLKMAELIAQLDGPIYVERVALYDAKNRVKARRAIKKALQNQLEGRGYSFIEVLSECPTHLKLSPVEAEKWVQENMEPVYPLGVKKDVSATTEPWFKGPRPSYEPEEVLGLAGAEPALAEKRRTEWPAHVAKRDLSFKFAGSGGDGAQTAALLLVRAAIELGYDATHIPAYGPESRGGTSYADVHIAATEVLNPAAPEPDVLVAFNAPSLTKFAHTVVPGGTILYDSTIVTVAPTDLPAGRHILGIPFTKIAADLGKPMVKNVVALGALQSATKLLPDDALIETLAHVLKDKAAVLPLNRSAYAAGLAAVTPATV